In the genome of Candidatus Ruthia magnifica str. Cm (Calyptogena magnifica), one region contains:
- a CDS encoding S49 family peptidase, whose product MKRTADEQLADIAQEFVRQNKSKRRWRIIFSLLFVGYFYFVSYIGVSGSGILETVLKKESPFVAEVVLSGTIQSSGSIDADEAIELLHSAFESENAKAVILRINSPGGSPVQSSRIYKAIVRFKKQFDKKIYVVIEDICASGCYYIVSAADEIYADESSIIGSIGVVMSSFGAVDAIKKLGIKRRLYTAGKYKGLLDSFSPEDEKTLMHIQTSILDKSHQNFINAVKAGRGNKLSKHKDLFTGLIWLGQESNKLGLIDGIADANYIAKHIIGIDSRILFEKEKTLLEQLTEASAKDIVLAINDRLISQNPIGSLQ is encoded by the coding sequence ATGAAACGTACCGCTGATGAACAACTAGCCGATATTGCACAAGAATTTGTACGCCAAAATAAGTCTAAACGTCGTTGGCGTATTATATTTAGCCTATTATTTGTTGGTTATTTTTATTTTGTATCTTATATTGGTGTGAGTGGAAGTGGAATATTAGAAACTGTACTTAAAAAAGAGTCCCCTTTTGTTGCTGAAGTGGTGTTAAGTGGCACTATTCAAAGTTCAGGTTCAATTGATGCTGATGAAGCTATTGAATTGTTGCACAGTGCATTTGAGTCAGAAAATGCAAAAGCTGTTATTTTAAGAATTAATTCACCAGGTGGCTCACCCGTACAATCTAGTAGAATTTACAAAGCTATTGTGCGTTTTAAAAAGCAATTTGATAAAAAAATCTATGTGGTTATTGAAGATATTTGCGCCTCAGGTTGTTATTATATTGTTTCAGCTGCTGATGAAATATATGCTGATGAATCTTCAATTATTGGTAGTATTGGCGTAGTTATGTCTAGTTTTGGTGCGGTTGATGCTATTAAAAAATTAGGCATTAAAAGACGACTCTATACTGCAGGAAAATATAAAGGCTTGTTAGACTCTTTTTCTCCAGAAGATGAAAAAACATTAATGCACATTCAAACTAGTATTTTAGATAAATCGCATCAAAATTTTATTAATGCGGTTAAAGCAGGTAGGGGTAATAAATTATCAAAACATAAAGATTTATTCACAGGCTTAATTTGGCTTGGACAAGAATCTAATAAACTAGGGTTAATAGATGGTATTGCAGACGCAAACTATATTGCTAAGCATATTATTGGCATTGACTCAAGAATTTTATTTGAAAAAGAAAAGACTCTGTTGGAGCAGCTAACAGAAGCAAGTGCTAAAGATATTGTATTGGCTATTAACGATAGATTAATATCTCAAAATCCCATTGGCTCTTTACAGTAA
- a CDS encoding adenosylhomocysteinase yields the protein MNNPTLNNRDYKVADMALADYGRKEIELAEAEMPALMTLRKKYQSTQPLKDAKILGCIHMTIQTAVLMETLINLGAQVRWSSCNIFSTQDHAASAMVAANIPTFAWKGETEEEFLWCIEQTILENGKPWAANMVLDDGGDLTQTLHEKYPEMLDNIHGISEETTTGIHRLLKMMEKGSLKVPAINVNNSVTKSKNDNKYGCRHSLNDAIKRGTDMLMSGKKALIIGYGDVGKGSAQSLRQEGMIVKISEIDPICAMQACMDGFEIISPYINGINKGSIDGINKDLLNTTDLIVTATGNINVCDNAMLQTLKPGSVVCNIGHFDNEIDTQYMLDNWLWDEVKPQVHRIFRTDNKSDYLILLSEGRLVNLGNATGHPSRIMDGSFANQVLAQIHLFNAKFADKGGDIYVKVLPKKLDEEVASGMVSGFGGVLTVMTTTQANYINVPKNGPFKPESYKY from the coding sequence ATGAACAACCCAACCTTAAACAATCGAGATTACAAAGTCGCTGATATGGCACTAGCCGATTATGGTCGTAAAGAAATAGAGCTTGCAGAAGCAGAAATGCCAGCATTAATGACACTTCGAAAAAAATATCAAAGCACACAACCCTTAAAAGATGCGAAAATTCTTGGTTGTATTCACATGACCATTCAAACCGCTGTTTTAATGGAAACATTGATCAATTTAGGAGCACAAGTACGTTGGTCAAGTTGTAACATCTTTTCAACCCAAGACCACGCTGCTAGTGCTATGGTAGCAGCCAATATTCCAACCTTTGCTTGGAAGGGTGAAACTGAAGAAGAGTTTTTATGGTGCATTGAGCAAACTATTTTAGAAAATGGCAAACCTTGGGCGGCTAACATGGTGCTTGATGATGGTGGTGATTTAACCCAAACGCTACACGAGAAATATCCAGAAATGCTGGATAACATTCATGGTATTTCTGAGGAAACCACAACAGGCATTCATCGCTTATTAAAAATGATGGAAAAAGGTTCTCTTAAAGTGCCTGCTATCAATGTAAACAACTCAGTCACCAAATCAAAAAATGACAACAAATACGGTTGTCGCCACTCGCTAAATGACGCCATTAAGCGCGGTACTGACATGCTCATGTCTGGTAAAAAAGCACTGATAATTGGCTATGGTGACGTTGGCAAAGGCTCTGCACAATCATTACGCCAAGAAGGTATGATTGTTAAAATCAGCGAAATTGACCCAATTTGTGCAATGCAGGCATGTATGGATGGTTTTGAAATTATTTCTCCCTATATCAACGGTATCAATAAAGGTTCAATTGATGGTATCAATAAAGACTTGTTAAATACAACTGATTTAATTGTCACTGCCACAGGCAATATTAATGTTTGCGACAATGCCATGCTACAAACTCTTAAGCCAGGTTCAGTAGTTTGCAATATTGGACATTTTGACAATGAAATTGACACTCAATATATGCTTGATAATTGGCTTTGGGACGAGGTAAAGCCTCAAGTTCATCGTATTTTTAGAACAGACAATAAAAGTGACTATTTGATTTTATTATCCGAAGGTCGTTTAGTTAACTTAGGCAATGCAACAGGACATCCAAGTCGCATCATGGATGGCTCATTTGCCAACCAAGTCTTAGCACAAATACATTTATTTAATGCAAAATTTGCCGATAAAGGCGGTGATATTTATGTTAAAGTACTGCCTAAAAAGTTAGATGAAGAAGTGGCTTCAGGCATGGTAAGTGGTTTTGGTGGTGTACTTACAGTTATGACAACTACTCAAGCTAACTACATTAATGTCCCTAAAAATGGCCCATTCAAGCCTGAAAGTTATAAGTATTAA
- the ccmB gene encoding heme exporter protein CcmB, with product MNIYLKALKRDLRIAIRNPYNILNPLLFFIISVSLFPLAISSETTTFAQIAAGIICVVSMLSALLSLNALFHHDFENGILEQMVISHHSLSLLILSKITAHWILTGIPIILLSPLLGLFLFLDGDGIWVLMITLLLATPSLSLIGAIGTSLIVGIKNSGMLLSLLILPLYIPILIFASSAVSQAQFGLEITGQLYFLATILIISLMTAPFVSGIALKISLE from the coding sequence ATGAATATTTACCTTAAAGCCCTAAAGCGTGACTTACGTATTGCTATTCGCAACCCTTATAACATATTAAACCCGCTGTTATTTTTTATAATATCGGTGTCACTATTTCCCTTAGCCATCAGTTCTGAAACTACCACATTTGCTCAAATTGCAGCGGGTATTATTTGTGTTGTTTCAATGCTCTCAGCACTACTCTCACTAAATGCTTTATTCCATCACGATTTTGAAAATGGCATTTTAGAACAAATGGTGATTTCTCACCATTCATTATCCTTGCTCATTTTGTCAAAAATTACCGCTCATTGGATTTTAACCGGTATTCCTATTATTCTACTATCACCTCTATTGGGTTTGTTTTTATTTCTTGATGGCGATGGTATTTGGGTGCTAATGATAACACTATTACTAGCCACACCAAGCTTGAGTCTTATTGGTGCTATTGGTACTTCACTGATTGTTGGTATTAAAAATTCTGGCATGTTATTATCTTTACTGATACTACCTTTATATATTCCTATTCTTATTTTTGCTTCAAGTGCAGTATCTCAAGCACAATTTGGCTTAGAGATTACGGGTCAATTGTATTTTTTAGCTACAATTCTCATAATAAGTTTAATGACCGCACCTTTTGTTAGTGGCATTGCCTTAAAGATAAGTTTAGAATAA
- a CDS encoding mechanosensitive ion channel family protein codes for MNDVLQNITIYQSIGALFVVAFTAHLTLSFIFNSIAKHARKTKNQLDDHLIKAILPPLKMLIWFGLIFLSINVFTDQVKILASVITYIDIMPIFIITWGVVRMVSGIEAYLIEKNIHINNDSIRLFSRLAKILIIIAIALGVAQYLGFSISGLLTFGGVGGIVMGFAAKDMLSNIFGGLMIQMDKPFSTGDWIRSDKFEGTVEKIGWRITRIRTFSKNPVYIPNSIFTTIPIETPSRMTNRRIKEVIGIRYNDIEQLPIIMSEIEQMLKEYVDIDHSQPLRVYFNHFNASSLDFNVYAFTKTVNKTTYQKVKEKILLSIAQIITKHKAEIAYPTQTLYIQK; via the coding sequence ATGAATGACGTTTTACAAAACATAACCATCTATCAATCCATTGGTGCTTTATTCGTTGTTGCGTTCACTGCGCACTTGACACTTAGCTTTATTTTTAACAGCATTGCTAAACATGCTAGAAAAACAAAGAACCAACTAGACGACCATTTAATCAAAGCAATATTACCACCACTTAAAATGTTGATTTGGTTTGGTTTAATATTTTTATCAATTAATGTATTTACAGACCAAGTTAAAATCTTGGCTAGTGTTATTACCTATATTGATATCATGCCCATCTTTATCATTACTTGGGGAGTTGTTCGAATGGTATCAGGCATTGAAGCTTACTTAATTGAAAAAAATATTCATATTAATAATGATTCAATTAGGCTGTTTTCAAGATTGGCTAAAATTTTAATTATCATTGCCATTGCCTTAGGTGTTGCGCAGTATTTAGGTTTTTCAATCTCTGGCCTACTTACATTTGGTGGTGTTGGCGGTATTGTTATGGGTTTTGCTGCCAAAGATATGTTATCAAATATTTTTGGCGGATTAATGATTCAAATGGACAAACCTTTTTCAACAGGTGATTGGATTCGTTCTGATAAATTTGAAGGCACGGTTGAAAAAATTGGCTGGCGTATAACACGCATCCGAACTTTTAGTAAAAATCCTGTCTATATCCCCAATTCAATTTTTACCACCATTCCCATTGAAACGCCATCACGTATGACCAATCGTCGTATTAAAGAAGTGATTGGCATTCGCTATAATGACATTGAACAACTTCCTATTATTATGAGCGAAATAGAACAAATGCTTAAAGAATATGTAGACATTGATCATTCTCAACCACTAAGAGTTTATTTTAATCATTTTAATGCCTCATCGCTCGATTTCAATGTATATGCTTTTACCAAAACCGTTAATAAAACCACCTATCAAAAAGTAAAAGAGAAAATCCTATTAAGCATTGCACAAATTATTACCAAACACAAAGCTGAGATTGCCTACCCCACTCAAACCTTGTATATTCAAAAATAA
- the miaB gene encoding tRNA (N6-isopentenyl adenosine(37)-C2)-methylthiotransferase MiaB translates to MKKLYIRTFGCQMNEYDSNKIADVLNHSHGLVLTDDAASANVLLLNTCSIREKAQEKLFHQLGRWRKLKDKNSNLIIGVGGCVASQEGELILERAPYVDIIFGPQTLHRLPSMLNEVLTPTPGMSVKPSIDISFPEIEKFDHLPKPKTSSVTAFVSIMEGCSKYCTFCIVPYTRGEEVSRPFIDVINEVKILAIQGVREVNLLGQNVNAYQGLMDDGEIADLALLINIAAQIDGIKRIRYTTSHPTQFSDSLIEAYMEVPKLASHLHLPIQSGSDKILRLMKRGHMVIEYKSKIRKLRKIRPDISISSDFIIGFPGENEQDFLDTMTLIDEIGFDKSFSFIYSARPGTLASSYLDDVDMDVKKQRLALVQKTIDKNTERISKSMVGSVQKILVENVAKKRDNLFGRTENMRNTHFKGDKSLIGQIVNIKITQGRGNSLVGNLIA, encoded by the coding sequence ATGAAAAAATTATATATTCGTACTTTTGGATGCCAGATGAATGAATACGATTCTAATAAAATTGCTGATGTACTTAACCATTCCCATGGTTTGGTGCTAACTGATGATGCAGCTAGTGCTAATGTGTTGTTGCTTAATACTTGTTCAATTCGTGAAAAAGCCCAAGAAAAACTATTCCATCAACTCGGTCGTTGGCGCAAATTAAAAGATAAAAATTCTAATTTAATCATTGGCGTAGGTGGTTGTGTTGCCTCACAAGAGGGTGAGTTAATTCTAGAACGCGCTCCTTATGTGGATATTATTTTTGGTCCACAAACCTTGCATAGATTACCAAGTATGCTAAACGAGGTTTTAACGCCCACGCCCGGCATGAGTGTTAAACCATCAATTGATATCTCTTTTCCAGAAATTGAAAAGTTTGACCATCTACCAAAACCAAAAACCAGCTCCGTTACTGCTTTTGTCTCAATTATGGAGGGCTGTAGTAAATATTGTACATTTTGTATTGTACCTTATACACGCGGTGAAGAAGTATCACGCCCATTTATTGATGTTATCAACGAAGTTAAAATTTTAGCCATCCAGGGTGTTAGGGAAGTTAATCTGCTTGGACAAAATGTAAATGCCTATCAAGGTTTAATGGACGATGGAGAGATAGCTGATTTGGCATTATTAATTAATATTGCAGCGCAAATTGATGGCATTAAACGTATTCGCTATACCACTTCACACCCAACTCAATTTAGCGATAGTTTAATCGAGGCTTACATGGAGGTGCCAAAATTGGCTTCACATTTACACCTACCCATTCAAAGTGGCTCTGACAAAATTCTTAGATTAATGAAACGTGGACACATGGTCATTGAATATAAATCAAAAATTAGAAAATTACGTAAAATTCGCCCAGATATCTCTATATCAAGTGATTTTATTATTGGTTTCCCCGGTGAAAATGAACAAGATTTTCTTGATACCATGACACTGATTGATGAAATTGGCTTTGATAAATCATTTAGCTTTATCTATTCTGCTCGCCCTGGAACACTCGCTTCAAGTTATCTTGATGATGTTGATATGGATGTTAAAAAACAACGTTTAGCCTTAGTACAAAAAACAATAGACAAAAATACTGAACGTATTTCTAAATCAATGGTCGGCAGTGTACAAAAAATATTGGTAGAAAACGTAGCCAAAAAAAGAGATAACCTATTTGGACGTACAGAAAATATGCGTAATACGCACTTCAAAGGTGATAAATCCCTGATTGGTCAAATTGTCAATATAAAAATCACCCAAGGTCGTGGTAATTCTTTAGTGGGTAATTTGATTGCCTAA
- a CDS encoding YqaA family protein, whose protein sequence is MDIFSKIYLRILNWAESRYAIYYLSVISFLESSILPYPPPDVILALMVLKRPDKACHFAFICTIFSVLGGLVGYFLGEVLLQFLLSFELIKPESIAYIKKIFDTYGIWMVGIAAFSPIPYKLATVTAGTMSMALLPFIIMSLITRAARYYLIISLVKAYRQQCDQWLQKYIDRLSYILIVVFALGIWYAS, encoded by the coding sequence ATGGATATATTTTCCAAAATTTATTTAAGAATTCTAAACTGGGCTGAAAGTAGATATGCTATTTATTATTTATCAGTGATTAGTTTTTTAGAATCTAGCATTCTACCCTACCCTCCGCCTGATGTAATATTAGCACTCATGGTACTCAAACGTCCTGATAAAGCCTGCCATTTTGCTTTTATTTGTACTATTTTTTCAGTGCTTGGCGGCTTGGTCGGATATTTTCTAGGTGAAGTGTTGTTGCAATTTTTATTGAGCTTTGAACTCATCAAGCCAGAATCAATTGCATACATCAAAAAAATTTTTGATACTTATGGTATCTGGATGGTTGGCATTGCAGCATTTAGTCCTATTCCATACAAACTGGCTACCGTTACTGCTGGCACTATGTCCATGGCATTATTGCCATTTATTATTATGTCACTCATTACACGTGCAGCTAGATATTATTTAATTATCTCTCTGGTTAAGGCTTATAGACAACAGTGTGATCAGTGGCTACAAAAATACATCGACCGTTTGAGTTATATCCTAATTGTAGTTTTTGCACTAGGTATTTGGTATGCTAGTTAA
- the metK gene encoding methionine adenosyltransferase yields the protein MIFTSESVSAGHPDKVCDQISDAILDAALTQDKNSRVAVETLVKDNHVVLAGEITTDTNINFEQIVRNTIIDIGYNCDEYGFNGHTCDITNLLGKQSQDIALGVNESSNHEQGAGDQGLMFGYACNATDVLMPAPILYAHLLVARQAKLMKDGTLPWLRPDAKSQVSMIYDGHKIKGVDTVILSTQHDNDISLTDLREAILEKVIKPVLPSEWLSNKTRYHINPTGHFVIGGPIGDAGLTGRKIIVDTYGGMARHGGGAFSGKDPSKVDRSAAYATRYVAKNIVASGLADKCEIQVSYAIGVAEPTSINVETFGTGKISNQAIERLIHEHFDLRPKGLITMLDLKRPIYQKTASYGHFGRTENDISWEKTDRAHLLK from the coding sequence ATGATATTCACTTCTGAATCTGTCTCTGCTGGCCACCCTGATAAGGTTTGTGATCAAATTTCTGATGCCATCTTAGATGCAGCATTGACACAAGATAAGAATTCACGTGTTGCTGTTGAAACTTTAGTTAAAGACAATCATGTCGTACTGGCAGGTGAAATTACCACAGATACCAATATTAACTTTGAACAAATTGTACGCAATACCATTATTGATATTGGCTACAATTGTGATGAATATGGCTTTAATGGTCACACTTGCGATATTACTAATTTATTGGGTAAACAATCTCAAGATATCGCCTTAGGCGTTAACGAATCATCTAATCACGAACAAGGTGCAGGCGATCAAGGTTTAATGTTTGGTTATGCTTGCAATGCCACTGACGTATTGATGCCAGCACCTATTTTGTATGCACACCTTTTGGTTGCACGTCAAGCAAAATTAATGAAAGATGGTACATTACCATGGCTGCGCCCTGATGCAAAATCTCAAGTGTCCATGATTTATGATGGTCATAAAATTAAAGGTGTTGATACTGTTATTTTATCAACCCAACATGATAACGATATTTCGCTTACAGATTTGCGAGAAGCCATCTTAGAGAAAGTCATAAAGCCAGTACTACCTAGCGAATGGCTAAGTAATAAAACCCGATATCACATCAACCCAACAGGTCATTTTGTCATTGGTGGTCCAATAGGCGATGCAGGTCTTACAGGCCGTAAAATTATTGTTGATACTTATGGCGGTATGGCTCGCCATGGTGGCGGTGCATTTTCTGGCAAAGACCCGTCAAAGGTTGATCGTTCTGCAGCATATGCAACACGTTATGTGGCTAAAAACATTGTTGCCTCCGGCTTGGCTGACAAGTGTGAAATTCAAGTTTCTTATGCCATTGGCGTGGCGGAACCTACCTCAATTAATGTGGAAACCTTTGGTACAGGAAAAATTAGCAATCAAGCAATTGAGCGTTTAATACACGAACACTTTGATTTACGCCCTAAAGGCTTAATTACAATGCTTGATCTTAAACGTCCTATTTATCAAAAAACTGCTAGTTATGGTCACTTTGGACGTACAGAAAATGACATTAGTTGGGAAAAAACTGACCGTGCTCACTTATTGAAATAA
- the ccmA gene encoding cytochrome c biogenesis heme-transporting ATPase CcmA, translating to MLKIDNLSCQKGYNLLFKHLSFEINSGDILRITGTNGSGKTSLLKILAGLNVQEQGGVFLDNHAVKSEIYQKEIFYLGHLSVLSGELSALENLEFLTGLNKSTNQVQLIKALSNIGLKGYEDEYCAKLSAGEKRRVILAGLFISNAKVWLLDEPFTALDSNGVAIIEHRINKHCEQGGLCLFTTHQSSALLNQKVLAL from the coding sequence ATGTTGAAAATAGATAATCTTAGTTGTCAAAAAGGCTACAACCTTTTATTCAAGCATCTTTCTTTCGAGATCAACTCAGGTGACATTTTACGCATTACTGGCACCAATGGTAGCGGTAAAACTTCACTGCTCAAAATTTTAGCAGGCCTAAACGTGCAAGAGCAGGGCGGGGTTTTTTTAGACAATCATGCAGTCAAATCAGAAATCTATCAAAAAGAAATTTTTTATTTAGGTCATTTATCAGTACTTAGTGGGGAATTAAGCGCACTTGAAAATCTTGAATTTTTAACTGGGCTTAATAAATCTACCAACCAAGTACAATTAATTAAAGCATTAAGTAACATTGGTTTAAAAGGTTATGAAGATGAATACTGCGCCAAACTATCAGCAGGAGAAAAGCGCCGTGTGATCTTGGCAGGATTATTCATCTCCAATGCTAAAGTTTGGCTACTAGATGAGCCTTTTACTGCACTTGATTCTAATGGTGTAGCCATTATTGAACATAGAATCAACAAACACTGCGAACAAGGCGGTTTGTGTCTATTTACTACACATCAAAGTTCAGCCTTACTTAATCAAAAGGTGTTAGCACTATGA
- a CDS encoding SCO family protein, which produces MFKKVLIVVVTTVIALSLYINFDNNYKELAKQLKVSFILYNPDKELSSFSLIDHNNNKFNNKNFKDKWTLLYFIYTHCPDVCPTGLMDISILKSILIKRGASIVPNLVTITFDPIRDTPKVLKTYVTHFDKSFLGVSGDQSQIDQLVQDFGAYYERVVYSKNGKTIVLRNDEPLLKGVLESDYLINHTAWIYLISPDGKIFAGFPSPHNPLEMADDIELLIKNY; this is translated from the coding sequence ATGTTTAAAAAAGTATTAATTGTTGTTGTGACGACAGTAATCGCCTTGTCTTTGTATATTAATTTTGACAACAATTACAAAGAGTTAGCAAAACAACTTAAAGTTTCTTTTATACTTTACAATCCTGATAAAGAATTATCATCTTTTTCGTTGATTGATCATAATAATAATAAATTTAATAACAAAAACTTTAAAGATAAATGGACGTTATTGTATTTTATTTACACTCATTGTCCAGACGTATGTCCTACTGGTTTGATGGATATATCAATACTCAAATCTATTTTGATTAAAAGAGGTGCAAGCATTGTGCCCAATCTTGTAACCATTACTTTTGATCCAATTAGAGACACGCCTAAAGTGTTAAAAACTTATGTCACTCATTTTGATAAAAGTTTTTTAGGTGTGTCTGGAGATCAAAGTCAGATTGACCAATTGGTGCAAGATTTTGGTGCTTATTATGAACGAGTGGTTTATTCAAAAAATGGCAAGACAATAGTTCTTAGAAATGACGAGCCGTTGTTAAAAGGTGTGTTGGAATCTGATTATTTGATTAATCATACTGCTTGGATTTATTTGATTAGTCCAGATGGAAAAATTTTTGCTGGTTTTCCATCTCCACACAATCCGCTTGAAATGGCAGATGATATTGAATTGCTAATTAAAAACTATTAA
- a CDS encoding copper chaperone PCu(A)C, whose amino-acid sequence MNKMISSLMIVLSLSIITQACSMSHDTDNITVYNPWIRLAPPNAPALGAFMEIHNNSNHDIKLLSANASGYKRLELHKTEYKNGMMKMIKQDFMPILAHNKLVLKPGSWHIMMINPELVPSEEEDVIIELVFSNDLSKTLHAKVSKDNMMNHHEY is encoded by the coding sequence ATGAATAAAATGATATCAAGTTTGATGATAGTTTTATCCTTATCAATTATTACCCAAGCATGTTCAATGAGTCATGACACGGATAATATTACTGTTTATAACCCATGGATACGTTTAGCACCACCAAATGCACCTGCATTAGGTGCATTTATGGAAATTCACAATAATTCTAACCATGATATTAAACTGTTATCTGCAAATGCCAGTGGATATAAACGACTTGAGTTACATAAAACTGAGTATAAGAATGGCATGATGAAAATGATTAAACAAGATTTTATGCCTATTCTTGCCCATAATAAATTGGTTTTAAAGCCAGGCAGTTGGCATATTATGATGATTAATCCTGAGTTAGTACCAAGTGAGGAGGAGGATGTTATAATTGAGTTGGTATTTAGCAATGATTTGTCAAAAACATTACATGCTAAAGTAAGCAAAGATAATATGATGAACCATCACGAGTATTAA
- a CDS encoding glycine--tRNA ligase subunit alpha yields MSILNLDACASFQNLISKLQTFWASKGCALLQPFDMEMGAGTFHSATFLRAIGPEPWKVAYVQPSRRPTDGRYGKNPNRLQHYYQFQVLLKPSPIDIQDLYLESLTEIGINLTNHDVRFVEDNWESATLGAWGLGWEVWLNGMEISQFTYFQQIGSLSCKPVSGELTYGLERLAMYLQDVDSVFDLIWVEGVSYFDVFHQNEVEQSKYNFEIANIEVLFRQFDEAEAMHEKLIKASLPYPAYEQVIKASHLFNLLDARHAISTTDRARFIRKIHAMSQKVAQTYYNSRKNLGFPILKQDMKTKSSKK; encoded by the coding sequence ATGTCAATTTTAAATTTGGATGCTTGCGCTTCATTTCAAAATTTAATCTCAAAACTACAAACTTTTTGGGCTTCAAAGGGATGTGCTTTATTGCAGCCCTTTGATATGGAAATGGGCGCTGGCACCTTTCACTCCGCTACGTTTCTAAGAGCTATTGGTCCTGAGCCTTGGAAGGTGGCTTATGTACAGCCTTCTCGTCGTCCCACTGATGGTCGTTATGGTAAAAATCCAAATCGTTTACAACACTATTACCAGTTTCAAGTTTTGTTAAAACCTTCGCCCATTGACATTCAAGATTTGTATTTAGAATCTTTAACTGAAATCGGTATTAATTTAACCAACCATGATGTACGCTTTGTGGAAGACAACTGGGAATCAGCAACTTTAGGAGCTTGGGGCTTAGGCTGGGAAGTTTGGTTAAACGGCATGGAAATTTCTCAATTTACCTATTTTCAGCAAATTGGTAGCTTGTCTTGTAAGCCTGTATCGGGTGAGCTTACTTACGGCTTAGAACGTTTAGCCATGTACTTACAAGACGTTGATAGTGTATTTGATTTGATTTGGGTTGAGGGTGTTAGTTATTTTGATGTATTCCATCAAAACGAAGTTGAACAATCAAAATATAACTTTGAAATTGCCAATATCGAGGTACTATTCAGGCAATTTGATGAGGCTGAAGCCATGCATGAAAAATTAATTAAAGCGTCATTGCCTTACCCTGCCTATGAACAAGTAATAAAAGCATCGCATTTATTTAATTTACTTGATGCACGCCATGCTATTAGCACGACAGATCGTGCACGGTTTATTCGCAAAATACATGCCATGAGTCAAAAAGTAGCACAAACTTACTATAATTCACGTAAAAATTTAGGTTTTCCAATACTCAAGCAAGACATGAAAACCAAGTCAAGTAAAAAATAA
- a CDS encoding PhoH family protein, whose protein sequence is MKNQNCTFGTSKSYLAVACIVEALEKSDVRRLVLVHPMVETE, encoded by the coding sequence ATTAAAAATCAAAATTGTACTTTTGGTACTAGTAAGAGCTATCTTGCAGTAGCATGTATTGTTGAAGCGCTAGAAAAATCTGATGTACGTAGACTAGTTTTAGTGCATCCTATGGTTGAAACAGAGTAA